From a single Ruegeria sp. HKCCD4315 genomic region:
- a CDS encoding sulfatase-like hydrolase/transferase — MRQVVCLSASICIAAQVLTAQEAPIIHDAEYYILQAQHAEKWAEDDAAVDALLSEFRERNNGNPPNIVSILIDDLGFGDMGIPELNAVRGIETPNINQFSDEGMRMVRMYTEPSCTPTRVAQMTGRLPVRMGMGNTTVDIAGFGLPGKEVTLAEVLKEAGYATSHVGKWHMGDIAESWAMNQGFDYAQHAIHQQGQLTIFNDDAIREQVSVGIGDFVPDYVLDEWFRPDASAMMTVIEGEAGGPIMEIRMQPGERWGALKYDEMNQAYQDKTIEELRRLATGEQPFFLQYWPMIPLHNTRTGRTGPESPNGGLYADKLQLLDEYLGEIFAEMENLDVANNTVVVVMGDNGHFTKYSPQSGFTPMIYKGGKGDTTEGGVRVDAFIRWPGVIGPDSMVNNILHVSDLYTTLSRIAGADGFIPRDRLVDGVDQSASILFADESKGRRDSLIVYNIDKPGAIIKDKFRMNLPKDLTNGILADFIDIYRDTHEKYPVSTEVGAWGGQEFVRILARHQARKEKFPDEKPAFGIPYEGIENIRPETAAAVEAFKIKQSSVSK, encoded by the coding sequence ATGAGACAAGTGGTTTGTCTATCCGCGAGCATATGTATCGCAGCTCAAGTGTTAACGGCGCAGGAGGCGCCGATCATTCACGACGCCGAGTATTACATACTGCAAGCCCAACACGCCGAAAAATGGGCCGAGGATGATGCTGCGGTTGACGCGCTGCTTTCCGAGTTCCGGGAGCGCAATAATGGCAATCCGCCAAATATCGTTTCCATCCTGATTGATGATCTTGGTTTCGGGGATATGGGTATACCGGAACTCAACGCAGTACGAGGCATTGAAACTCCGAACATCAATCAATTCTCGGACGAAGGTATGCGGATGGTGCGAATGTACACCGAACCATCCTGTACTCCGACACGGGTTGCTCAAATGACTGGGCGTCTTCCAGTACGCATGGGAATGGGCAACACGACTGTGGATATAGCCGGCTTCGGTCTTCCAGGAAAGGAAGTCACTCTTGCTGAGGTTCTTAAAGAAGCTGGCTATGCCACCAGCCATGTAGGTAAATGGCACATGGGTGACATCGCTGAGAGCTGGGCGATGAACCAGGGTTTCGATTACGCACAACATGCGATCCACCAACAAGGTCAGCTTACGATTTTCAACGACGATGCCATTCGCGAGCAAGTCTCAGTCGGTATCGGAGATTTTGTACCTGATTACGTGCTCGACGAGTGGTTCCGCCCAGACGCTTCAGCAATGATGACCGTCATCGAAGGCGAGGCAGGTGGACCAATCATGGAGATTCGAATGCAACCAGGCGAGCGTTGGGGCGCATTGAAATACGATGAGATGAACCAAGCGTATCAAGACAAAACGATAGAAGAGCTAAGACGTCTTGCTACCGGTGAGCAACCATTCTTCCTTCAATACTGGCCGATGATCCCACTACATAACACGCGTACTGGACGAACTGGGCCAGAGTCACCCAATGGGGGCCTCTACGCCGATAAGCTCCAGTTGCTCGATGAATACCTCGGGGAAATCTTCGCCGAAATGGAAAATCTGGACGTCGCCAATAACACTGTCGTTGTTGTCATGGGTGACAACGGACATTTCACCAAATACTCACCTCAATCCGGCTTCACACCGATGATCTACAAAGGTGGCAAAGGCGACACCACCGAAGGCGGGGTTCGAGTTGACGCCTTTATTCGCTGGCCTGGTGTTATCGGCCCAGATTCAATGGTTAACAACATCTTACACGTCTCCGATCTCTATACGACACTGTCACGTATTGCTGGTGCAGATGGGTTCATCCCGCGCGATCGGCTGGTAGATGGCGTCGATCAGTCAGCATCGATTTTGTTCGCTGATGAATCCAAAGGTCGCCGAGACTCGTTGATCGTGTATAACATTGATAAACCCGGAGCGATCATTAAGGATAAATTCCGAATGAACCTGCCGAAGGACCTAACAAACGGTATTTTGGCAGACTTCATAGACATTTATCGCGACACTCACGAAAAGTATCCTGTCTCGACTGAAGTCGGTGCTTGGGGAGGTCAGGAATTCGTTCGAATTCTCGCTCGTCACCAAGCCCGGAAGGAAAAATTCCCTGACGAGAAGCCCGCGTTCGGCATCCCTTATGAGGGGATTGAAAACATTCGCCCTGAAACCGCCGCGGCAGTTGAGGCATTCAAAATCAAGCAATCCTCGGTAAGCAAATGA
- a CDS encoding YkgJ family cysteine cluster protein, whose protein sequence is MAANYDCSKCPGFCCTYDEIDLLAPDVTRLCSHLGISEEKLISKYTKFGMFSGRSQYPLKLKHKVDRVYKKICVFFDQDLRVCTVYDARPKACRAYPHGDRCGYYDFLSFERNLHSDEDHIPST, encoded by the coding sequence ATGGCAGCCAACTACGATTGCAGCAAATGCCCCGGGTTTTGTTGCACCTACGATGAAATCGACCTGCTCGCCCCCGACGTCACCAGGCTGTGTTCGCATTTGGGCATCTCGGAAGAGAAACTGATCTCAAAATACACCAAGTTTGGGATGTTCAGTGGGCGCAGCCAATATCCGTTGAAGCTTAAGCATAAAGTTGATCGCGTTTACAAAAAGATATGCGTGTTTTTCGACCAGGACCTGCGCGTCTGCACAGTATACGACGCGCGGCCCAAGGCTTGCCGCGCATATCCACATGGTGATCGGTGCGGGTACTATGACTTTCTGTCATTTGAAAGAAATCTGCACAGTGACGAAGATCATATCCCGTCTACCTGA